ATATTTGTAAGTGAGAatacaattaattattaaatttcatgtATTCACtgattcatatatattgtgATCTGATCTCAATATCCAGCAATTGCAGAGTGCAATCTACTAACTAAATTTTTTCCCTccccaaacaaacaaattatgtcaatgaaaaatatatagcaTAAGTTATAATCATTTGCTCAAGAATAGTGTGCATGTAGcataagtaattaaaaaaacaagatTTCATTTcagcaaaaaaacaaaagattttatcTCTCAGAAACTAAAAAGGTTAAGGATTCAAAATTTTCCTCATTTTGTGCAtgaaatatgaaacaaaaagcTCTTACAAGctgtttcataaaaaaaaaaaaaaaagctcttaCAAGATTGAATTTGAAAAGTTTTTTTGTACAGCAAAAGAAGATCTAGACCCTCCAAGGAAACTCCCTCTTCTAGTTACAACAGGTACACAACAAGGTCCTCTTGAAGATTTCTTTGATATTCTTCCCTTTGGAGTGCACAATCCAAAGCTTTTACATGATTTCACTTTATTTCCATAATTTGCTCTTTCTTTCTTAGGAAGATCTTCTATGCTTTCCACTCTAGCTAAAGATCCAAAAGATTGTGTCTTCCCTTCATAAAACATAGACAATCCTCTCCTACACATCACAAATAATGAATACGAAAACGATCagtattttttgcttataaaaaaaaattgaagtactaattattattttacaattattttcatTAGGATTTGGACTTCACGCCTTGAGATATAATTAAGACGACTGAGCTAACATCTCATGAAcgaaaaaataatgaaaaaaaaaatagtaaaaaaatagcATGCATCATCATGCATGAAATTGCTTACTTAATAGGAAGATGATCCATGAGTTCTGATAGTTTATATAAAGGACCAtttgaatttgatgatgaagatgataaaCTTGAAGTTGAAGAAGATGCTTCTTGATtttgatcatcatcatccaactctgatgaagaaaatgatgaacacaTAGAATTATTCATTGAATCTTGTGTGATAGAGCCACTAGAAATTAAATCAGTtacatcatcattatcatcctTAACAGCCCAATTTGTGTTACCATCTAAAATTCCCTTGACATTcattttttcaagaaaataaaatatttgcaaTGGAAGAAAATGTCTCCTCTAGTTATGAAATGGAAAATAGGCCATGATTACATGTGTGTGGAGTAGTTATATCTTTAagagataaaaatatatataatatatattgggTGGTGTTA
This portion of the Trifolium pratense cultivar HEN17-A07 linkage group LG3, ARS_RC_1.1, whole genome shotgun sequence genome encodes:
- the LOC123915525 gene encoding uncharacterized protein LOC123915525, with the translated sequence MNVKGILDGNTNWAVKDDNDDVTDLISSGSITQDSMNNSMCSSFSSSELDDDDQNQEASSSTSSLSSSSSNSNGPLYKLSELMDHLPIKRGLSMFYEGKTQSFGSLARVESIEDLPKKERANYGNKVKSCKSFGLCTPKGRISKKSSRGPCCVPVVTRRGSFLGGSRSSFAVQKNFSNSIL